The following nucleotide sequence is from Streptomyces xiamenensis.
ACGGCGGGGTGACCAGTTACGGGGTCGCCTCCACCAAGGAAGCCGGCGTCCTGGTCGAGGGCAACTACTTCGAGAACACCAAGGACCCCTTCCACCTCGGTGAGGGCTCGTCCCCGGCCGGCACCCTGGTCGCCCGCAACAACCACTTCGTCAACTCCGGTTCGGGCCAGGCCGGCGGTTCGGTGAACGGCATCCCGTACGGCTACAGCCTCGACGCGGCGTCCAGCGTCAAGTCGATCGTCCAGTCGGGCGCGGGCGCCGGGAAGATCTGACGCCCGTATCCACTCCGTACGACCCCGCATGACCCCGCATGACCCCGCGCCGTCACGCACCACCCGTACCCGGACAGGCCATGGCCTTGTCCGGGTACGGTCATGGGGCTATCTTCCTCTGCACATGTCCCACGGCGGACGAGGAAGCCCTCCATGGCCACGGCACGGCGTCAGCCCCGGCCCACGATCGGGCTCGTCACGGCCAACATCCACCTGGGCGTCGGCGCCACCTTGTGGTCCGGCGTCCTGGAGGCGGCCGAGCGCAACGATGTCAACGTCCTGTGTTTCCCCGGGGGTGCCCTCCGCCCGGAGGGCGCGGACGGCGCCGCCCGCAACGCCCTCTACCGGCTGATCTCCCCCGAGCACCTCGATGGCGCGATCTGCTGGACCTCCACCCTCGGCCTGCCCGCCCCCGGCACCGCCCCCGCCGCCCGGCTCACCGAACGCCTCGCCGCCCTCCCCGCCGTCGTCAGCCTCAACCGCGCTCTGGAGGACCACGAGACGCTGCTGCTGGACAGCAACACCGGCATGCGCCGCGCGGTCGGCCACCTCACGGGGGAGCACGGCCGCCGCCGGCTCGCCTGCCTGCGCGGACCGCTCGCCAACCCGGTCTCCGTGGACCGCTTCCGCGCCTATACGGACGCCCTCGCCCGTCACCACATCCCGTACGACCGCGCCCTGGTAGCCGCCTCCGTCGACTTCGCGCCGGGCGCGGGCGCCGCCGCGATGCGCGTCCTGCTCGATGTACGCGGACTGCGCCCGGGACGCGACTTCGACGCCGTCATCGCGTGCAGCGACGCACTCGCCGCCGACGCGCTGCGCTTCCTCACCCACCGGGGCATCCGGGTCCCCGAGGACGTGGCGCTGATCAGCTTCAACGACTCCGTCGAGGCGCGGATCAGCGACCCGCCCCTCACCTCCGTCGCGCTGCCCTTCGGCGAACTCGGCGCGCTGGCCGTGGACACCCTGCTCGCCCGGCTGCGCGGCACCGCGCCGCCCACCCGCCGCGCGGTGCCCGGCACCCTGGTGATCCGCAGGTCCTGCGGGTGTCACTCGCCGCTGGTGAGCCAGGGTGAACCGCGGGCCGACGGAGGCCCCTTCACCGGCGGCCCGGGCGATGACCCGGGGGAAGGTCCGGTGGAGGACCCCGCGCTGCCGCGCGCCCTGGCCGAGCTGGCCCCGGCACTGCGGGAGGAGGCGGGCGGTACGGCGTTCCTGGCCGGTCTGGAGCGGCTGATCGGCAGCCGGATCCACAGCTACGAGCAGGCCGCCGTCTGGGACCGGGCGCTGCTGGCGATGCGCGCGAGGGGCCCGATGCCGGGTGACGGGCGCCGTGAACGCCTGCTGGGACAGGCCCGCCTCATGGTGGCCGACAAGGCGCGGCGGCTGCTGGAGTACGAACGCTGGACGAAGGAGCAGGAGGCCCGGCGGCTCCAGGAACTCGCCACCGCGCTCACCACCGTCACCGACACCGCCGCGCTGACCGCAGCCCTGGAGCGGCAGTTGCCGCCGCTGGGCGTCCCCGGGGCCGAGTTGCTGCTGGGCGGGACTCCGGAACTGGCTTCCCTTGAGCGGGCGTTACCCGCCGCGCAGCGGTGGACGGCCGTCCTCGAACCACTGCACATCGGCGCCGAGCACCTCGGTTTCGCCCTGTTCACCGCCGGGCCGCGCCGCGTCGCCGCCCGGCACGGCGGGCTGCTCCGGGCGCTGGGCGACCAGATCAGCGCGGCGCTGAAGGGTGTGCGGCTGTTCGAGGAGGTGCGCCGGGCGCGGGATGCCGCCGAGCGGGCCAGCCGCGGCAAGACCCGGCTGCTGGACGACGCCACCGATGAACTGCGCACCCCCGTCGAGGCGATCCTGCGGCACCTCCGGCCGGGCGACCCGGGGTACGCGGATGCCGCACGGCTGTTGCTGCTGATCGATGACCTGCTGGATCTGTCACGTTCGGAGATCGACGCGCTCGATCTCGATCGGCAACTGATCGACCCCCGGCCGCTCCTGATCGAGATGTACGGTGCCGGGTGCGCCGTCCTCCCCCGCCGGCTGCCGGCCATCGCCGCCGACCCGGCCAGGCTGCGGCAGATCCTCGGCAATCTGCGCCGCGCGGCCGCGGGCCCCGGCAGCCGGCTGACCGCCGATGTCCGGCCCCCGTTCCTCGTCCTGCGGCTCACCGCCCCCGCCCTGCGGCTCGCGCCGGGCGAGACGGACCAGCTCTTCCAGCCGTTCGCCACCGGGGAGCCCGGCTCCCGTCTCGGCCTGGCCATCGCCCGCCGGCTCGCCGTGCTGCACGGCGGCGCGCTCGGCTTCGCCGACGGCGCCTTCGTCCTGCAACTCCCGCTGCCCGCCCCGCAGCCGGACTTCGTCCGGGGAGCGCCTCCGGCCGACCGGGCCGCGGGTCCGGGCCGCACCCTGCTGATCGCCACCTCCACCGCGCCGCCCCCCGAACTCACCGCGCTGGCCCGCCGCCACGGTCTGCTGCCGCACCGCCTGCACCCCGACGACGACCTGGCCACCCTCACCGCGGCCCCCGGGCCCGCCGCCATCGCCTGGGACACCGCGCACGCCCGGCCCCAGGAGTGGTCGATGATCCGCCGGCTGCACGATCACCCGGCGCTGCGGCACACCCCGTTCCTGCTGTACGGGGGCTCCGGCTCCGCCGCGTACGGCCGTCCGGATCTGCACAGCGCTCTCACCGCGCTGCGCCCTCCGGGGCTCACGCTCCCCGCGCTCATCGCGACGGCCTCGCCGTCCGTGCGCGAGGAGCTGCGCCGGCTGGCGACGGCCGTCCTGCCGGGCCGTACGGTACGGGCCGCCGCCGACGGCACCACGGCGCTCGCGCTGCTCGCCGAGGAGGCCGGGCAGCCGCCCGTGCTGCTGATCACCGATCGCGTGCTGCCCGACATGGACGGCTTCGACCTGGTCGACCAGGCCCGCGAACTGACCGGCGCACCCGCGGCGACGCCCGTACTGATGCTGAGCGACGACGGGTTCACGGCGGTGGACGTCCGGCGCGCCGAGCCGCATCCCGGCCTGGTGCTGCTGGGGCGGGAGGTGCTCACCGGGCCGGAGACGGTGGCGCTGCTGACGGCGATGACCCAGCGCACGGAGCCTGCGCCCGCGCCGGTGCGCGCGGCGCTCGCCTATCTGGAGGCGCACTACCGGGAGCGCATCACCCGCTGGCAGGTGGCGCAGGCGGCCGGCATGAGCGAGGACCATCTGGGGCGGCTGTTCCACCGCGAGATCGGGCTGACCCTGTGGGACTACCTGACCCGGCTGCGCATCCGCCGGGCCAGGACGCGGCTGCGGAACAGCGACGACAACATCCAGACCATCGCCCGCGCGGTCGGCTTCCACGACCGCGCCTACTTCACCCGGGTCTTCCGCCGCCACACCGGCCACACCCCGCACGCCTACCGGGACGGCGGCCGGGAAGCGGGCGGCTGAGCCCCCGGCCCCGACGCCCGACGCCCTGGGCCCGGGCCCGGTCCCACCACCGCCACCCGACCGCGCCGAGGCGAGGCAAGAGTGGTGAACGAAATGTTCAACTCAATTCGTTGACAATAATGCGTTCAGGGGCGCAGCATGGAGGCATGACGGAGAACGACCCCTTCACACCCCCCGACGCCGGCGCCGCCCGCGCCCAGCGCGTCTACACCGCCCTGTTCCGGATCGCCGAGCGGCACGCCGCCGACGCGGAGCAGCGCGCGCGGCAGACCCACCCGCACGTGCTGGCCCCGCACGAGGCGGTCCGGCTGGTGTCCTTCCTGCTCAGCGGCGCCGCGCTCCCCGTCGAAGGGGAGCCGGAGGTGGACCGGGCCGACATCACCGCCGCGCTCACCCTGGTGCCCCGCGCCCGCGCCGAACTGGACGAGGTGGAGGCCGGGCTGATCGAGATGGCCCGGGGGCGCGGGCTCACCTGGCAGGAGATCGCCTTCGGCCTGGGCCTGGGCACCCCGCAGGCCGCCCGCCAGCGGCACGCCCGGCTGACCGAGCGGCTGCCGGAGGACGAGGGCGACGCGGCGGCCCCGGCCTGAGACGGGCCCGGCCCCGCGCCGGGGCGCGGGGCCGGGGGCTCAGGCTTCCCGCAGGAGATCCGCCGCCGCGAGTGAGCCGGGCGCCCGCCCCTCGCGCGCGAAGAGGTTCGCGGTGCGCTGGAGCACCTCGTTCACCGGGGTGTCCACCCCGTGCAGCCGTCCCAGCTGCACGATCTCGCCGTTCAGGTAGTCGGCCTCGATCGATCCCGCGCCACGCCGCAGACTCTGCCAGGACGAGCCGTGCGCCGGGTCGCCGCCCGGCACCGGGCGCAGCCGCATCCGCTCCCCGCGCAGCGCCGCCTGCTCCGCCTCGCTCGCGTACCCGATGCCCGCGGCCTCCAGCACCGCGACACCCTCCGCCCGCGCCCGGGCCGCCAGTTCGGCCGCGTCCGGCTCACTCGCCGAACCGGTCACCGCCTCCACCGCGTTCGCCAGGTTCGACAGCAGCTTCGCGTACTTCCAGCGCATCACGTCGGGCGCCACCGGGGCCAGGAAGTACGCCTTGTCCAGGTCGGCCGCGATCCGTGCCGCCACCTCGTCCGTACCGCCGGGGAAGCGGCCGATGTGCAGCATGCCGGTGAGTGGCGCGCACGGCGCGGTGATGATGCCGGGGGCCAGGAACTGCGCGGGCAGCCACACGCACACCCCGTACACGCGCCGGAAACGGCGCAGCGCCAGCCGCTCGTTCACCACCCCGTTCTGCGCGCACAGCAGGGGCAGCAGCTCGCCGGCGGTGCCGCCGCCCTCGACCGGCCGGCCGGCCCAGGCGTCCAGCGCGGCCACGCTGTCCTGGGTCTTGACGGCCAGCACGAGGACATCGTCCGGGCGCAGGCTGACGGCCTCGGGCCGGTCGGCCGCGGGTATGGGCAGGGTGAGGGAGGCGTCGGGGGTACGCAGTCGCAGGCCGCCGTCGCGCAACTGGGCGTAGTGCGCGCCGCGCGCCACGAGAACGACCTCGTGACCCGCTTCGTGCAACCGCCCGCCGATGGCTCCGCCGACCGCTCCCGCTCCGATGATGATGTAGCGCATAACCGCCATCATCACCCGGGCGTCGCCGGATCGGCGCAGGTACGGTTGCGCGGCACGCCCGCCGGCCGCAGCGTGGAGGCGTGCCCCTCCACCGTGTGACCCAGGAGCGTACGGACCAGGCCGACGATCTGTACGCGCTGCCCGGCAGCGGCCGGGCCCTGCCGCGCTACACCCTCCCCGAGGGGCCGATGCCGGCCCGCGAGGCGTACCAGCTGATCCGTGACGAGCTGGCCCTGGACGGCAACTCCCGGCAGAACCTGGCCACCTTCTGCACCACCTGGTCCGAGCCGGAGATCCGGGCGCTGATGACGGAGACCCTCGACAAGAACATGGTGGACAAGGACGAGTACCCGCAGACCGCCGAACTGGAGTCGCGCTGCGTCCACATCCTCGCCGCGCTGTGGCACGCGCCGCACGGCGAGGCGGCCGTGGGCTGCTCCACCACCGGGTCGAGCGAGGCGGCGATGCTCGGCGGGCTCGCCCTGCACCGCCGCTGGCGGGCGCGGCGCGAGGCGGCCGGGCTGCCCGCCGACCGCCCCAACCTGGTGTGCGGCCCGGTGCAGGTGTGCTGGGAGAAGTTCGCCCGCTACTTCGACATCGAGCTGCGGCAGATGCCGCTGCTGCCCGGCCGCACGACCGCCGATCCGGCGCAGCTGGCCCGGTACTGCGACGAGCGCACCATCGGCGTGGTCGCCACCCTCGGGGTGACCTTCACCGGCGCGTACGAGCCGGTCGAGGACATCGCCGCGGCGCTGGACGCGCTGGCCGCCCGCACCGGGGTCGACATCCCGATCCATGTGGACGCGGCGAGCGGCGGCTTCGTAGCCCCGTTCCTCCAGCCCGGCCTGAAGTGGGACTTCCGGGTGCCCCGGGTGAAGTCCGTCAACTGCTCGGGGCACAAGTTCGGGCTCGCGCCGCTGGGCGTGGGCTGGGTGGTGTGGCGGGACGCCGCCGAACTGCCCGCCGAACTCGTCTTCCACGTGGACTACCTGGGCGGGGACATGCCCACCTTCGCGCTCAACTTCTCCCGCCCCGGCGGGGAGATCGTCGCGCAGTACTACAACCTGCTGCGGCTGGGCCGGGCCGGCTACCAGGCCGTGCAGCGCGCCTGCGCCGACACGGCGGTGGCGCTGGCCGACTCCCTCGCCGCCCTCGGACCGTTCCGGGTGCTGCACGACGGCCGCGCCGGGCTGCCGGTGGTCTGCTGGACGCTGGCGCCGGACCACAGCACCTGGACCCTGTACGACCTGGCCGAACGGCTGAGGCTGCGCGGCTGGCAGGTGCCCACCTATCCGCTGCCGGCCGACCGGCAGGAGACCGTGGTGCAGCGGGTGGTGGTCCGGCACGGGGTGAGCCGCGATCTGGTGCAGCTGCTGCTGGAGGACATGCGCGGGGCGCTGGCCGAGCTGGGCCGCCATCCGGCGGCCACAGCAGAGCAGCGCCCCGCGTTCCATCACTGAGCGGGCGGGCCCGCCCGCCGCGCCGTCACCAGTGGACGATGACCTTGTCGCCCTCGCGCACGTCGTCGAAGAGCGCGGCGATGGCCGCCTCGTCACGGACGTTCACACAGCCGTAGGAACCGCCGTTGTAGCCGTTGGCGGCGAAGTTCTCCGAGTAGTGCACGGCCTGGCCGCCGTCGAAGAACAGCGCGTACGGCATCGGGGAGTCGTACAGCGTGGAGTGGTGGTTGCGGGACTTCCAGTAGACGTCGAACTCGCCCTCACGGGTGGGGTACTCCTCGGTACCGAAACGCACGTCCATCGTCGTCTGCACCGTGCCGTCGATCACCCACGACAGCGTGTTGGTGGTCTTGGAGATGCACAGCGCGCGCCCGGTCATGCAGCGCTCGTCGAGGTTGGCGGGGGTCTCGACCTCCGGCACCTCGATCGGCGGGAACATGTCGTCCCGGGCCGGCTCGCTGGTCTGCTCCTTCAGCGCGGACCAGGTCGTCTCGTCCACCTGGCCGGTCGCCTCGATGCCGGCCGACTGCTGGAAGGCGCGGACGGCGGCCGAGGTGACGTCGCCGTAGTAGCCGGTGGGCTTCTCGTCGAAGTGGCCGAGCTGGATGAGCCGCGCCTGGAGCTCGCGCACCGTGTCGGTGTTGTCGCCGTAGCCCATGACCAACTGCGGCGGGTACAGCTCCTGCTGGCTGGGCTCGGTGCTCAGCTCGGTGATCGCCGACCAGGTGCTCTCGAAGACGGTGCCCGAGACCTCCAGGTCCTGCGCCTCCTGGAAACCGGCGACCGCGCCGACGGTGACATCGCCGTAGTAGCCGGTGGGGTCGGCGGCGAAGTGGTCCAGCTGGGCGAGCCGCGCCTGCAACTCCCGCACCTGGTCCGACTCGTCGCCGAAGTCGAGCACGACCTCCTCGGCGGGCTCCGTCTCCTCCTCCGGCTCCTCGTCGGCCGGCTTGTCGTCCACCTGGTCGGCCTCGGGGGCCGAGTCGGCGGGCGGCGGAGCCGCGTCGTCCGAAGTGCCCTGGGCACCGCATCCGGTCAGCAGCAGAGCCGTCGCGGCGAGTGCCGCGACGGCGACGGACGATCTGTGCATGAGCGCGGAGCGCACCATGTCCCCCTGAAGGTTTCGTAGGTCTCAGTAGTAAAGATGCGCTAACCGGCCGTTCCGTTGCCGACCAGGCCATAACGATGGGGTATCGGAGGTGTGTCGGATGTGCCCGTGCGCCGGTCGCGCGCCCCGGGGGCGCGTGCGTGGGTGCGTGCGGCCGGTTCCGTCCCGCTATCGGCGCGCCATTCACCCGCTGTTTTCGCGGGCCGTCCCGGTCCGCCGACCGGCGTAGCCGATGGGGCATGCCGAAGTCGGTCTGTCTTCGCGCGTCACGGCTGGGCAGGATGGGCGGGTCTATTGTCTTCCGCAGGGTGAGGCGACGGTATGGGAAACAGGGCAGCGGCCTTTTTCGATGTCGACGAGACAGTCATCAGGACCAAGAGCATGTTCGCTTTTCTTCGATTCTGGATGGCCGCCAACGGCGATTCGGGCGATGCGTACGAGAAGACGATGGCGGAGATCAGGGAACTCGCCGGGAAAGTCGACCGCAGTGAAGTGAACCGCGCCTACTACCGGCTGTTCGCGGGAATTTCGCTGGACGAACTCACCCGCGCCGGGCAGGAGTGGTACGCGGCCTACCGGGTCACCCCCGACGCGTTCGTGCCGGCCGTCACGGCGGAGTTGTCCCGGCACCGAGCCCAGGGTTCCACCATCGCTTTGGTATCGGGTTCCTTCCGCCCCGTACTGGGGCCGCTGGCCGAGGAGTACGGGGCCGACCCGCTGCTGTGCACCGAGCCGGTCACGGACGCGGCCGGGCGGCTCACCGGCGAAGTGGTGCGGCCGATGATCGGCCCCGCGAAGGGGGAGGCGGTGGCTGCCGCCATCGCCTCACTCGGCCTGGCGGCGGCCGACTGCCACGCCTACGGCGACCACCTGTCCGACCTGGGCATGCTGCGGCAGGTCGGTCATCCGCACGTGGTGGCCGGCGGTGATCCGGCGCTGCTGGCGCACGCGCGCGAGCACGGCTGGACGGTGCTCCCCGACGGCCCCGCGGCCCGCCCCGCCACCCATTCCGTACCGCATTAATTCTCCATCGGTTTCCCTGGTGCCCGGCAGGTGAACGCCGTGTTATTTCCCGGGCGTTACGGATTCTTTGACTTCTCCGACTTCTTCGGAACAATGCCCGGTGACCCACGTCACATCCGAACTCCTGACCGGTTCCCGGGCAATCCTTGGAGTAACCTTGAAGGGTTGACCGCAGGTCCTGCGAGAACAACTCAAACGGACGGGGAGAAGCCGTGTTGGGTGCAAGGGGAAGTCAGAACGAGAATCACCGAGAACCTGAAATCAACGCCCGTAGAGTCGTGATCGGCATCGGCAGCGGACTGCTCCGTTACGGCGTCGAGCGCATGCTTCAGCTGCCGCCCGGAGTGGAGGTGCGGGCCGTCGCCGGTCTCGGCGGCGCCCTCGCCGCCGGACTCGGCGCGGGCGATGTGCTGATCGCCCTGCTCGGTGAGGTCGAGGAGTCCTCGGCGGCCGAGTTACGGCAGCGTGAGGAGCGCGGCGCGAAGATCATGCTGCTCATCGACGATGACGGCCTGGTGGAACTGCCCAAGGTGACAGGATTGCGAGCGGGATTCATGAAGATCGGCAACGTGAACGAGACCACCCTCAACAGGGGCCTGGCCGCCGTCGCCCAGGGCAAGGTCGCCATCCCGCCCGAACTCGCCCACGATCTGCTGGTCCTGGCCACCCAGCGTCATGAACCGGCCCGCTCCCAGCTGCGGCTCACCCCGCGCGAGCAGCAGGCGCTGGTCCTCATGGTGGACGGCATGAGCAACAAGCAGATCGGGCGCCGGCTCCAGATATCGGAGCACGGCGCCAAGCGGCTGGTCGCCAACATCCTGGCCAAGATGGACTGCAACAACCGCACCCTCGCCGTGTCCAGAGCGCTCAGAGAGGGGCTGTACGAGAGATACGCGCGCGCCACGTGAGGGCGAGCGGTGGCCGGACGGGCGCGACGAAGGCGACGCGCCGGCCCCTCACTCCAGCGGTACCGCGTGCAGGGTGGCGTCGCCCCAGGTGGCAGTGGCCAGCACGCCCGCCACGTCCACTCCGAGGGCGACCGGGGAGTTCAGCCCGCCGAGCACCGCCTCGGTACTGCCGTCCGGGTCCACCCGCTTGATCTCGCCGGCCGCGCGGTCCACCGCGAACAGCTCGTCGTTCCCGGTCACCACCAGGCCGACGCCGAGGCCGTCGAAGTCCGTGGAGAACGTCTCGACCGTCCCGTCCGGCGTGACCCGGGACAGCTCGCCGCCCACGTAGTTCGACACGAAGATCTCACCGCCGGCGTTCGCGGCCACCCCGACCGGGGTGTGCAGACCCCGCGCGATCACCTCGGCGCCGCCGTCCGGCGCCACCCGCACGATCTCGTCGCTGGCCCGGTTGGTCACCAGCAGGTTCCCGTCCGGGTCGAAATTGATGCCGGTGGGGGTGTGGAACCCGGAGGCGAACTCGCTCACCTCGCCGGGCGCGCTCACCCGCACGATCACGTCCCGGGTGTAGTCGGCGACATAGAGGTCGCCCTCCGCGTCCACGGCCAGTCCGGCGGGGGAGCCGAGGTCCTCGGCGTAGGTCGTACGGGTGCCGTCCGCGGCGATGCGCTCGACCGTGCCCGCCGACCAGTTGGACACGTACACCGAGCCGTCGGGCCCGAAGGCGATCCCGGTCGGCGAGGAGAAGCCGTCCGCGCCGTGCCAGGCGTCGGCCCCGGCCGCCACCGCGTCCGTGTCCTCGTCGGTGTCCGGTCCGGGGTCGCCGGTGGCGGGCGGGGACGAGACGGACGTTCCGCCGGTGGCGGTGTCACCGTCCGCCGCGTCTCCGCCGCCGGCGCACGCCGTCGCGCAGGTCACCAGCAGGCCGGCCATGACAAGTCGCGGCAATAAGGGACGCATGACCACCTCGTGGCAGAAAGGAAAGGGGGCGGGAA
It contains:
- a CDS encoding substrate-binding domain-containing protein — translated: MATARRQPRPTIGLVTANIHLGVGATLWSGVLEAAERNDVNVLCFPGGALRPEGADGAARNALYRLISPEHLDGAICWTSTLGLPAPGTAPAARLTERLAALPAVVSLNRALEDHETLLLDSNTGMRRAVGHLTGEHGRRRLACLRGPLANPVSVDRFRAYTDALARHHIPYDRALVAASVDFAPGAGAAAMRVLLDVRGLRPGRDFDAVIACSDALAADALRFLTHRGIRVPEDVALISFNDSVEARISDPPLTSVALPFGELGALAVDTLLARLRGTAPPTRRAVPGTLVIRRSCGCHSPLVSQGEPRADGGPFTGGPGDDPGEGPVEDPALPRALAELAPALREEAGGTAFLAGLERLIGSRIHSYEQAAVWDRALLAMRARGPMPGDGRRERLLGQARLMVADKARRLLEYERWTKEQEARRLQELATALTTVTDTAALTAALERQLPPLGVPGAELLLGGTPELASLERALPAAQRWTAVLEPLHIGAEHLGFALFTAGPRRVAARHGGLLRALGDQISAALKGVRLFEEVRRARDAAERASRGKTRLLDDATDELRTPVEAILRHLRPGDPGYADAARLLLLIDDLLDLSRSEIDALDLDRQLIDPRPLLIEMYGAGCAVLPRRLPAIAADPARLRQILGNLRRAAAGPGSRLTADVRPPFLVLRLTAPALRLAPGETDQLFQPFATGEPGSRLGLAIARRLAVLHGGALGFADGAFVLQLPLPAPQPDFVRGAPPADRAAGPGRTLLIATSTAPPPELTALARRHGLLPHRLHPDDDLATLTAAPGPAAIAWDTAHARPQEWSMIRRLHDHPALRHTPFLLYGGSGSAAYGRPDLHSALTALRPPGLTLPALIATASPSVREELRRLATAVLPGRTVRAAADGTTALALLAEEAGQPPVLLITDRVLPDMDGFDLVDQARELTGAPAATPVLMLSDDGFTAVDVRRAEPHPGLVLLGREVLTGPETVALLTAMTQRTEPAPAPVRAALAYLEAHYRERITRWQVAQAAGMSEDHLGRLFHREIGLTLWDYLTRLRIRRARTRLRNSDDNIQTIARAVGFHDRAYFTRVFRRHTGHTPHAYRDGGREAGG
- a CDS encoding ketopantoate reductase family protein — its product is MRYIIIGAGAVGGAIGGRLHEAGHEVVLVARGAHYAQLRDGGLRLRTPDASLTLPIPAADRPEAVSLRPDDVLVLAVKTQDSVAALDAWAGRPVEGGGTAGELLPLLCAQNGVVNERLALRRFRRVYGVCVWLPAQFLAPGIITAPCAPLTGMLHIGRFPGGTDEVAARIAADLDKAYFLAPVAPDVMRWKYAKLLSNLANAVEAVTGSASEPDAAELAARARAEGVAVLEAAGIGYASEAEQAALRGERMRLRPVPGGDPAHGSSWQSLRRGAGSIEADYLNGEIVQLGRLHGVDTPVNEVLQRTANLFAREGRAPGSLAAADLLREA
- a CDS encoding glutamate decarboxylase; the encoded protein is MPLHRVTQERTDQADDLYALPGSGRALPRYTLPEGPMPAREAYQLIRDELALDGNSRQNLATFCTTWSEPEIRALMTETLDKNMVDKDEYPQTAELESRCVHILAALWHAPHGEAAVGCSTTGSSEAAMLGGLALHRRWRARREAAGLPADRPNLVCGPVQVCWEKFARYFDIELRQMPLLPGRTTADPAQLARYCDERTIGVVATLGVTFTGAYEPVEDIAAALDALAARTGVDIPIHVDAASGGFVAPFLQPGLKWDFRVPRVKSVNCSGHKFGLAPLGVGWVVWRDAAELPAELVFHVDYLGGDMPTFALNFSRPGGEIVAQYYNLLRLGRAGYQAVQRACADTAVALADSLAALGPFRVLHDGRAGLPVVCWTLAPDHSTWTLYDLAERLRLRGWQVPTYPLPADRQETVVQRVVVRHGVSRDLVQLLLEDMRGALAELGRHPAATAEQRPAFHH
- a CDS encoding L,D-transpeptidase family protein; the protein is MHRSSVAVAALAATALLLTGCGAQGTSDDAAPPPADSAPEADQVDDKPADEEPEEETEPAEEVVLDFGDESDQVRELQARLAQLDHFAADPTGYYGDVTVGAVAGFQEAQDLEVSGTVFESTWSAITELSTEPSQQELYPPQLVMGYGDNTDTVRELQARLIQLGHFDEKPTGYYGDVTSAAVRAFQQSAGIEATGQVDETTWSALKEQTSEPARDDMFPPIEVPEVETPANLDERCMTGRALCISKTTNTLSWVIDGTVQTTMDVRFGTEEYPTREGEFDVYWKSRNHHSTLYDSPMPYALFFDGGQAVHYSENFAANGYNGGSYGCVNVRDEAAIAALFDDVREGDKVIVHW
- a CDS encoding HAD family hydrolase codes for the protein MGNRAAAFFDVDETVIRTKSMFAFLRFWMAANGDSGDAYEKTMAEIRELAGKVDRSEVNRAYYRLFAGISLDELTRAGQEWYAAYRVTPDAFVPAVTAELSRHRAQGSTIALVSGSFRPVLGPLAEEYGADPLLCTEPVTDAAGRLTGEVVRPMIGPAKGEAVAAAIASLGLAAADCHAYGDHLSDLGMLRQVGHPHVVAGGDPALLAHAREHGWTVLPDGPAARPATHSVPH
- a CDS encoding helix-turn-helix transcriptional regulator yields the protein MIGIGSGLLRYGVERMLQLPPGVEVRAVAGLGGALAAGLGAGDVLIALLGEVEESSAAELRQREERGAKIMLLIDDDGLVELPKVTGLRAGFMKIGNVNETTLNRGLAAVAQGKVAIPPELAHDLLVLATQRHEPARSQLRLTPREQQALVLMVDGMSNKQIGRRLQISEHGAKRLVANILAKMDCNNRTLAVSRALREGLYERYARAT
- a CDS encoding NHL repeat-containing protein, giving the protein MRPLLPRLVMAGLLVTCATACAGGGDAADGDTATGGTSVSSPPATGDPGPDTDEDTDAVAAGADAWHGADGFSSPTGIAFGPDGSVYVSNWSAGTVERIAADGTRTTYAEDLGSPAGLAVDAEGDLYVADYTRDVIVRVSAPGEVSEFASGFHTPTGINFDPDGNLLVTNRASDEIVRVAPDGGAEVIARGLHTPVGVAANAGGEIFVSNYVGGELSRVTPDGTVETFSTDFDGLGVGLVVTGNDELFAVDRAAGEIKRVDPDGSTEAVLGGLNSPVALGVDVAGVLATATWGDATLHAVPLE